The DNA region GAATTGATCCTGCTCGCGGTCAACATCAACATGATCGCCTTCTCGCATTTCCTCGGCGACCTTGTCGGCCAGGTCTTCGCGCTGTTCATCCTGACGGTGGCTGCAGCGGAAGCCGCGATCGGTCTCGCCATTCTGGTGGTCTTCTATCGTAATCGCGGCTCGATCGCCGTCGAAGACGTCAACATGATGAAGGGCTGACACGGCTATGCTCATCTACAAAGCTATTGTCTTTCTTCCTCTGCTTGGCGCGCTGATTGCCGGCCTCGCTGGACGCCAGATCGGCGCTAAGGCGTCGGAATACGTGACCACCGGTCTGATGATCATCGTGGCGCTTCTCTCCTGGGTCGTCTTTTTCCAGGTGGCGCTCAGCCACGAAGCCCATGAAGTGATCAAGGTCCCGGTCCTGCGCTGGATCCAGTCCGGCGGCATAGACGTCGAATGGGCGCTGCGCGTCGACACCTTGACGGCGGTGATGCTGATCGTCGTGAACTCGGTCTCCTGCCTGGTTCACCTCTATTCGATCGGCTACATGCACCACGACCCGCATCGGCCGCGCTTCTTTGCCTATCTGTCGCTCTTCACCTTCGCCATGCTGATGCTGGTGACCTCCGACAACCTGCTGCAGATGTTCTTCGGCTGGGAAGGCGTGGGTCTGGCCTCGTATCTGCTGATCGGCTTCTGGTTCAAGAAGCCGTCCGCCTCGGCTGCCGCCATGAAGGCCTTCATCGTCAACCGCGTCGGCGACTTCGGCTTCATCCTCGGCATCGGCGCCGTCTTCGTCATGTTCGGCTCGATCAATTTCGAGACGATCTTTGCCTCGGCGCAGTCTTATCTGCCGGCTGAAGGCGCAGGCTCGCCGGAAGTCGTGCTGAACCTCTTTGGCCTGCAGCTCGACCGCAGCCATGCGCTCACCGGCGCCTGCCTGCTGCTGTTCATGGGCGCCATGGGTAAGTCGGCCCAGTTCCTGCTGCACACCTGGCTGCCGGACGCCATGGAAGGCCCGACACCGGTCTCGGCTCTGATCCATGCCGCAACCATGGTCACCGCCGGTGTCTTCCTCGTCGCCCGCATGTCGCCGCTGTTCGAACTGTCGCATGATGCCCTGACGGTCGTCACTGTCGTCGGCGCGATCACGGCCTTCTTCGCCGCAACCGTCGGTCTGGTGCAGAACGACATCAAGCGCGTCATTGCCTATTCGACCTGTTCGCAGCTCGGATACATGTTCGTGGCGCTCGGCGTCGGCGCTTATGGCGCGGCCATCTTCCACCTCTTCACCCATGCGTTCTTCAAGGCGCTGCTGTTCTTGTGCGCCGGCTC from Rhizobium glycinendophyticum includes:
- the nuoK gene encoding NADH-quinone oxidoreductase subunit NuoK — protein: MEIGLSHYLTVSALLFTLGVFGIFLNRKNVIVILMSVELILLAVNINMIAFSHFLGDLVGQVFALFILTVAAAEAAIGLAILVVFYRNRGSIAVEDVNMMKG
- the nuoL gene encoding NADH-quinone oxidoreductase subunit L encodes the protein MLIYKAIVFLPLLGALIAGLAGRQIGAKASEYVTTGLMIIVALLSWVVFFQVALSHEAHEVIKVPVLRWIQSGGIDVEWALRVDTLTAVMLIVVNSVSCLVHLYSIGYMHHDPHRPRFFAYLSLFTFAMLMLVTSDNLLQMFFGWEGVGLASYLLIGFWFKKPSASAAAMKAFIVNRVGDFGFILGIGAVFVMFGSINFETIFASAQSYLPAEGAGSPEVVLNLFGLQLDRSHALTGACLLLFMGAMGKSAQFLLHTWLPDAMEGPTPVSALIHAATMVTAGVFLVARMSPLFELSHDALTVVTVVGAITAFFAATVGLVQNDIKRVIAYSTCSQLGYMFVALGVGAYGAAIFHLFTHAFFKALLFLCAGSVIHAVDGEQDMRHMGGLRPHIKWTFYMMLLGTLAITGVGIPFTPFGFAGFFSKDVIIEATYASHSAVSGFAFSMLVIAALFTSFYSWRLMFLTFFGKPRASADVMHHVHESPMVMLLPLFLLAIGAVFAGVVFEGFFYGHEYMEFWKGALFTLPENELLEEFHHVPAWVALSPFIAMVVGFVTAWYMYIKNPSTPKKLAESQWLLYQFLLNKWYFDELYDFLFVRSAKALGRFLWKKGDVATIDAYGPNGVASAVGGLTQRVVRLQSGYLYHYAFAMLIGIAALVTWMMLGSSF